A region from the uncultured Bacteroides sp. genome encodes:
- a CDS encoding DoxX family protein gives MKYLEKNIDLGLLIIRLAVGGLMLFHGISKMIYGVGFIEQVVSGAGLPHFVTYGVYIGEVVAPIFIIGGLATRAAAGIFAFNCLVATLLVHTSMIFTLGAEGGWALELIGLYFFGAVALIFTGGGRYAISNKHIWD, from the coding sequence ATGAAGTACTTAGAAAAAAACATTGATTTAGGGTTATTAATCATCCGCTTAGCTGTAGGAGGATTAATGCTGTTTCATGGAATATCAAAAATGATATACGGAGTTGGTTTTATAGAACAAGTGGTTAGCGGTGCAGGTCTACCTCACTTTGTAACGTACGGAGTATATATTGGTGAAGTTGTCGCTCCTATCTTCATTATTGGCGGATTAGCGACACGTGCGGCGGCAGGTATTTTTGCTTTCAACTGCTTAGTAGCAACTTTACTTGTTCATACAAGCATGATATTTACACTAGGTGCAGAAGGTGGATGGGCTTTAGAGTTAATCGGTTTATACTTCTTTGGAGCTGTTGCATTGATTTTTACAGGTGGAGGCAGGTATGCAATAAGTAATAAACACATTTGGGACTAA